The window tgaaaataattttcagtagtgGCATCTGAATTATGAGttattttgcagtaattttttatgtgtacttggataacattttcatttgtttttatttaaataattaatatggactttaaacatctattatttattttgtaatttgtttttatatttataatttatcttataataacaTAACTTATAATAACATGATCTAtgtgcaatatatttttataaatatagaaccATGTTAAGTATAGAACCATGTAAAATTGTTACCCAAACCAAAAGTAAAGGATTtattcattagtttaaaaaatttattcatcagtataaaactttttattttttttaatatttaaattatttaacaaatctgtttaaatttaatatgtactttttaactatttattttgttcatttaattcatttttttacttcttttatctatgaatttattttatttatctattccaATTcattttttaggtatattttttgtcttgaaaacTTAACTTATACCCTGGGATTgacaatatatattttgaatttattaatttcacagcagttttgttttatgcgcagttaactgtttttattttttcttttctgcttTATACCAaatgttagtattattttaatcacTAGGTGTTTACTGTTTACTTTAGTCACATATTACTTAATGAAAGCATTCATTGAAAAACAACTGATTGCAACAATTATGCAAtaattaagtatagtttaaataagttttcaaaatttttatgtttacttaaaattattgtacaaattattaaactaatcaactgcaataaaaaatatatatatttaagatttgtTGATAGAATACTTTCATACATCAGTTTCGACCTATTTACTtgagttttttgttcttttaaatattttagttaagaaaaaattactttaaaggcATTGATTGGTTCTTTACTGTTTAATTCTAAGAAATTATAGTTTTACtccttaaaatatatgtaattagttACAATAATAcgtaaattaactattaatagtTTTGTTCTTAAGCCTCAAAtatgttttcaataattaaaaattattgttttaaggtaTGTTTGTAAACTTaagactttttattattattattacttttttaaaacatgtaagccttttgtttatgatttgtttcataaacataataataataatatttcataataataatacaagtaatagAAATCAGTTATGAATCAGGAGTAATATGCTgtacaaagttaaatttttttattttttttatttataaaagctaGCTCAATCAGCTGATGTTGTATATCGATCTCCATAATATCAACAACTAACCTCtgtgaaatgtttttaatagttgAAACTGTTTTCAATATCAAATTTGTTCAAACTGTTGTCAGATATCAAGTTTTTGTGTATTAGTCTAATGCTTAATTAAACTAACCTTAATGATCTTatagaatgtttaatttatataaaaatgatcaaTGATGCTTGAAAGACTTATTTGTATACATACATGTTTTTGAactgtaaaaatggtttttacatacgttaatttttagtaattgaaatggatatattgaaaatttaaacctcgcatttatttatttagagggtagaattcattatttattacaaaatttcaccgaaaaagtgttattgtttatagatttatttaatataaattctgtgAAGTAGCTCCCAACATACTATACTATTTTGTAGTATATAAACTAGGTCCAGCAAAATAGTTAACCTTGAATTCAGTAAAACTTTGCTCTTTATGCCTTGACATTTGATAAAACCAACATGAATTGTGAAGAAAATGTTTTGAGTGCATGGAAGATTAggagtaatattaaaaatcatattttaacattttggttTGAAGTTATTATTGATGAAATGTTCTGACAGACTTGTTCAGTGATATACCAGGgttcagatttaaataaaattgaagatataGTTAATATTGTTAAGCTGATTTGAAAATCCTTATGTTACCGATGTACTTAAACTTGGCagaatcagaaaattttttttattatcaagtcACTCATAATTTCCcccacaaatattttttctgtattaagcTTATAGACAAATAAATTTCAGGACAGCATTTCTGTAATAATTGTAGTGTAttattgatgtaaatatttacatacctaaCAGAAAGATTTCATTTTAGCTTTAAGCTTTAGAAAACTGCATAAATAATGCATTTGTGCTCTTATTAGTCATTTATCTAAAAAGCCTATTTTCTCTaatgtttccttttgaaaattgttgtttGATTACAGTTGAATGTTGATTGTACAAAATAATCTGGAATTTAATGTTTGGGTAAATTGGgttatactttataatataataataataataatagttttattctcaTATTTTACAAAGTACATACTTATTACAGAATTGCATTATGATAAGGTAatattaattcttgtttattttaacacacttatattgacataaataaaatatactcagCTGTATCGATAtgaacatatattataataataataacaataatatatatagtaccattataataacaatgaaagaaaattaccTAATATATTGAGAACTAAGTACTCCTGAGGAAATCCTATATGGGAGTTACCatctttttaacttaaatgagaaaattgaaattattatataattgaattgTTGTTTATGCTGGGtgctattatattaatataaaacgcTTCAAGCATAAATAATAGTGGTGTAAAATGATTTATGATATATGGAGTATGATAATTTGTATGTCCGAATATGTGTTTAGTTCTTTATTCATTTTGATGTCCTTGAGTGTATTATACTTATCTTACATATACTTAATTAccttatttatattcaaaatatatctttatttatacttttaacacatctaattctttgataaattagcatatttttaaaaagaaacttttgatttaataatCTTCAAGTAGCCATTTTTTGGAtgtcagtttaaattttatatttatttttagtttttggatGTCTGCagggattttattaaaaattcaaggtgtgattaagaaataaaatgtacgGAAAATCTCTTTGTTTGGTTTGGGCAGTTTAATGCTGCATATTCGCATATTTTAAGCAGTGCGACTGTAGTTTTGTTCCTGCTGGCcactttttatacaaaatattaccaGGTTCTTATAGAAGTACAAGTATCAAAGGTGTAAGAGGTCCATTCCCTGAAAATGGGTAAAGGATTAAATGTTCAAGGTTTTTTGGAAATAGTTCTCATGATATATGTttgtcaaaataatatattttaatactgagTAAATTGGCTTTTCCCCCACATTGATATTCCATATTGAAGTCTACTTTCagttaaagtataatatattgattttataataaaataaacattattttataaagttttctacaACCATAATTTAGTTCCTTCTTTAATTTCAGTGTGTGATCTGCTCAGGGAAATTTGGAATCAATCACTAtgcttaaatattttgtattatctgCTTCCTGTATCCTCTCACAGCTGGGTTCTGTCTGAGAGGAAACTTCCAAACTGGTTTTTACACCCTTCTTCTGTCTCCTGCATTATAGAGTTTTAAGAGActtaacatgatcaacagtatCAAATGCTTTTCTGATATCAAGAAAAAGACATgcacattttttatttctgtttacatCTTAACTAAAATCAAAAGTCAACACTTTTGATTTAGGATCCTCTGTGTTAAGTCCTTTTCTAAACCCAAATTAGTTTTcgctataaaattcaatttttgttaaagatttatCCAGCTTGTCTCTAATTAGCTTTGCCAGGATTTTTGTAAATACAGATAACAGGGCGGTAGGTCTATAGTTATTCACATTGTCTTTGTCTCCTCCTTTGTGAAGTGAAATGATAACAACTTTTTTTGAAGACTTCTATTTGCCTTAGGTAACACCTTGATAGTGTCAACCTTAATAATGTCAATACCTGGTGCTTTACTATGTTTGGTATTTGGTATTTCAGTATTTGTAGTTGGGGTGAAGAACGTTGAGGAATTAGAATTTGCTTTAGGGAACAGCATGTTGTAGCAGGATTTGTTATTCATATCTCATTTATTCATGTTAGATTGAGttgagttaaatatttgtttaaaattatcattcaatTCATTTGCCTAATGTAATTACTGCCTTATTGGTTATAATTTTCGGGTAATCTGTTTTCAAACGTATTTCATTATTTGGTTCATTGTTTACTAATAGTTTATTGATTTCTTGTTGCAtcgctttttaatgttttaacctaaattataaaatttcctggtggaattttttttttgaactctacagtttcttttttaaattatcacagtATTTTTTGTCATACGGTTGATTTAATGtcttgtaatataatttgtttttcttttctgcaCATTTAAACAATTGAGTACTTAACCATGGTTTTTCATTCAGTGGAAGATTCCTTCTTTGAATGTTATCTTTGCTTGTAGGTAGTTCAGTACAAGTTCAAATTTATGCAGAAAATCACTGAAAGCTAAATGTACATCATTACATGTATAGACAGTTGACCAGTCTGTATTAATTAGGCAATTTTTAAGGATGttaatattcattctttttatttttatcgtttcatTTGGTGTGGCATACAGATGAGGTTTGTCTAATCATTTGGATTGCTAATAGATTAATCATAGAGTGGTCTATGATACCAAGGTGTAGTACATTGCTCTAAATAAAATGCTGTTTATGTTATTTGTGGAAGCATAAACATGATGTAAGCATGAAGTAGTTGGAGAGTGCGGTGGTGGAGAGGCATGTGGCTTATAGTCTAGGGGGTTCCTTGTACGTGTGGGGTTTGCCTGGGTGTGATGAGGTCATGCGCACCACTCCTGTGTCCAATGGTTGATCCTTGAGGTAAGTATGCTGTAGTGTTTGATTGTCTGTGaggtgtttgtttgtttgtgaggtgtttatttatgtgattggatATGACTGACTTTGATGTGATGTATGGAGTGTGCGGCGTGAGGTATATATTCTGAATGATGATTGGATGTTGTGGAGTGTGGTGAGATTTTAGTCTGATGTTTGGTATCTTTTAGATGTGAGGGTCAGTGTCTGTTAACTGTGGTGTCGGAATGTGTGTGAGGGCATATTATTcctccttcctgaagtaatgcacaccatCTGTACTAGGAAGGGTGGGTAGCccggggtggaggtttagttggtagtgcgcaggaacacatagcatttaataacatcttgcagaaACTGTTAGCAAGCCCAACACTGCCTAGGCGCCcataaatgggattcctccaccTCTTGAAGTATAGGTAACCCACACACATTTTGGTTCATTATCACAGAAATCAAAACCAAAACTAGATATAATAGATTTACACTTGTGTATTTTATTTCAGAAGGTTGATATTAATATTGCCTGTAACAACAATGTTATCTTCATTTGTAGATAGTaggaacatttaattttttctagaaatttatcTACTGGCATGTTGTGAAATCTATACATACTGATAATACAAATGTTAgttacatttatcaaaaaatttacttttaaatcatctGCTGTAACAAGCAGTATTTTTTGATACTGaacttttaacatcttttttcttatataaactgCGAATCTGCCAGATCTATAATCAACATTGCAATCAGAATAGCAGTTGTAATTCTAATAGGGtaaagtttcatttcattattttaaatccaAGTCTTAGTTAACATAATACATATAGGTTTGTCATTAAATTTACTCATTTGAagcaaaaatatatcaatattttaaatcgcTAGCTTTCTTCTTTTGGGAGACAAGCTTTCATTTAGATGTAGAAGGATATCAGGTGGAAGATTTAAGTGACatgttgaaaagttttatttaattcttctttgcAATAGTTCCTCTTTGTCTgttcttgtaaatattattattattattactggaaaTTTGTCACTTTGGCGACCAGGAAGCTATAGTTAGACATCAACACTTGATTCAGATTTACTTACTGATAtctgtttaataaatatctattaaactatttaatatactttttataaattaaaaaaaaaatatatatatgtgaattgagatatatatatttagattgaTTTCCTTCATAATCAAAGTCTATACAGCAGGAACACTGAAAAGTATCCTTAATAATGATGTGATAGATACAAACATAGTTAAAACTCCCATGCTACTGTTGTGAATTTTATTGCCTCATTTGGTAGAGCAATCTTAGCCAAGTGAGTCCATGCTTTCGGCCAGCCGTAGCTGTTGGTGATTTAGTTAGCAGCATTATCTTAAGAACATTTAGTATGAAATTGGGCAAAACCAACAGTTTTGAGTTATAGTGAACTTTGCAGACTACTGtaacattgaaaaatttgttataaatgtagATATTAACTTTATATGGTTCTCAATAGATTGTTCAATCTCTTTTTCTGGATATGAATATCTAAAGGCAACAAGGATACCTTAAAAGTATGTGGAAACCAGCCACTACCAGTTCTCTTATGCACAACACATCCTCGCACTACACAATGATGGAATTTTTAACATGAgagtaaaaaattagaaacaggaaaaaatatactccattaaagaaaagtataagtGTAGCAGGGTCATCAAaggttagtttattttaaaaatgtgatgtaaAGGAGAGACAATTTGTAATTTAGATGGATGAGTGAGGAAGAAAAGATTGCACTTATGTGCAGATCAAACGGTTACTGATTTGACAGAAAAAATCTGGTTGTTTTATAACTGATGTAGATAGATAAATATCTTAATCTACATGTACTCTTAAATTATGATATCTTTCAACCTGTTATATCATTTGTGCTGTTCTTTATAAGACTTTTCTAATGGTGTAGTAATGAAGCGTCTCTATAATGCAGGTTAGCTCTGTTTTGTCACCTGTGTTtgatttaatgtataatataatttatatgagcTTTTGTTAACTGATATATAATTCCTAATCCACGCAACTAACTGGTTTATACgatagtaatgttttaaaacaccTTGGTTTAATAAAGAAGCTGAACAGAATTTCCAAATAAATCTTCTGTGagtgtatttataaatgtttataatttctgAATCTGCTAGATCTGCagcaatgaaattttttattatgctcAATAATGGCATTTTTAACCATTCAGTATATTTAATTGGTAATAGCGGTTATACATGTCGGTCATTTAAAAGACTGTATTGTAAAGTACTgcatcattataaattatataaaatatattttgctgaAATATTACAGTTTCCTGACTGAGAATGTGTAGCGTAATCTGGACAGAACAATTAATGTACCATGGTTTTAAGCTCTTCTCTGTAAAGAGGCTCACGAGATGAACCTTACACTCATACAACATAtagtttcaataattataatttggtaGGCACTCTGTaagagattttatttacttacataccTTCATATAactatgggtttttttttgtacaggttAAACTTGTTCCTGTTTTTCCAACACCCATACCTATTAATCAAGTTGATCTTCTTCATGATTGGATGAGAAGAGCAAGAAAGTATCAACAAGGTCATTATAATTCTTTAGGAGATCGTATATGGGATCTGATTGAAACTGAAGATATgctggaaaaaaaaataggttttgctATGTATGGAATGCcaatagaaaatattaagatGAATGCATTAGGATATAATGCTGAACAAATACAGCAAATAACcttaattaaattgcatatattaaCATTATGGAATAAGATATCAGCTGTTAACAATAAaggaaacatttatttcaattgcATATTTGTATATCTTCGTTCAAAAGATGATGGTAACAAAGAAGGTGTTGATGTTTTGTTTCGAATTCCAAAGATCATGGATGaagatttaagtaattatttatttattgatacgaCATGCCGAACTTATGATGGGTTcaacgattatttaaaaaataataaattacccaAATGTGATATGTGTTATCCATTGAATGGTATATATTCTGCTAATAGTAGCATAgttgaaattgattttaaagaatCACCAGCATGTAATATAAGTAAATCAGTTTTAAAGGGTTTAGATATAACCACTTCTGTTTTAACATTAGGTGCAACCGGTGTAAGTATTGCCGCATTAGCTATTCCTGTTGCTGCACCATTTATATGGGGTGCAACTGCTACAATCCTCGCATCTGGTGCGTATGATATTACACGTTATGTCAGTAAACTTATTGATATTAAACAACATTATGaaagtttaagtttaaaaaatccaGAATCACGAGGTGCATGGATCGGTCTTGCTGCAACGGCTGTCGGTGTTGCTTCTGTAGGGGGTACAGCAATATCCCGTGGTGTTATGGCAACAGAACAAATAATTGGTAGAAGTAGTGCAGTTACACTTCGTATTATAAACATGTCATCGATCGCCATAAATGGTGTAGGTGTATTGAACAGTTTAATTACGATTGTAATGAAATATCTGAATGGTACACTTGAACGAAATGATGTATTGCAGTTTACTTCAGCGTGCTATTTCTTTTTGAATGCGATTGTGTCGCTGAATGTTGCAGATAGATTAATAAAAGATATAGCATCGAGTGatataacagatttatttcataccacaaaaaattgtgcatttaattttacaaaatctgCAATCGAATTTACAGATTCGAGTACATACAATCTATTAAGAGCATTAGTACTAGGTGCACAGTCAAGATTTATGCCGgagattgatttaaattatttagaaatgtccatacataaaataatatcattattaaatcagATGTCTAAAGGATCAATTAGCTGGTCTAAATTTACAATCGAAATATcagaattattacaaaatatttggtttaaatttagatatgttatTTTGAAATCTATCGATGaattaaccaaaatatttaaaattaaagattggaAATCATATGTTATTAAATCATCTGGTTATAAACCTTTTGCACAATCTAGTCCAGATATTGCCAGACAATTTTGTGTggctatatataaaacaatagatTATTGTAATTTAGATGATACAAATGTAGAATATATTAatgatgttttaatattaattaatgaatttaatatccTTTATCCTTCAGATAATGCAATAGATTTccttaataaatgtaaattcatttgtgaatcttttattaaagaatttgataatataaaagaagaatatgAAATGGACCTTGACTCTGTGAAAATGAATGcgacaaaaaacaatgaaaaatttgatgtaaatgactttgataaaaattatggtatagaaggggataaaaatatttattttttcaaaaaaactttaagaaaattacaaactgaaaatatgtttaaaaatatatatactgcatATCATGCTTTAACAGAAAACTGTATCCAATCTTTTTGTGAAACGCCGTGTATGGAAACTAATGTAAGTAGTCATTTtgtattcagtggtccatctggTCGTAAATCATTAACGGATCAGCAGTACTGGCAAAAAGCTAAAGATGTTACTAATGtggatttaaataaagataattctaCAATGTTACAACAAAAAGATCTTGTTTTAATAaggcctaataataataatattgacattaaagcagtaatattttatagtacTTATGAAAAAGGCTCTGTAATGGGTattgtttcagttttaaaaaatataccagaTAATTTTCAGCAGCAGtaggtataaaataattataatgaaaaattgtatttggagAGTGTCTtttatggtaaaagaaaaaaaagtttaattattttctcagtaATGTTTATcagtaatatgttaatttaatatttttatgattaattttattgtaaaattatatgcaGTTATAATTCAACAAACAATACAGTAAATTAGTGTTTATGTATAATAAGTGTTATATATAATgcatataattaatgttatatatttatattttatgaaaataaatctcTACCccttaaattctattatttttgtgcaacagatatttcagatttttttttggaatttcttccATAGTCATTTTAATAGATTGTTGGGGTCTGCCTTTtgcttacatgaaaaattattatttggacAATTGGGACATTCCATAAGTAACAGGAAAGGCGGCTCTCCAGTCCATCTTAAAACGTTGATAAGTTCAGTCATGGTTGGAAAGATTTTAACAGCAGCTGCCAGGAGTACACATACACAAGAGACTAACAGTTTGTCTTCTCAGAAAAtcaataattactgtttttttatggaaaaagctTTTTTCTAGCCTAATTTACTGTGTTTTCACGCATCTCATCACTGTGTTTCTGTTAAGTTCATACATAGGTAGAGcccatataaatattttcttgttatcagttgctaatatagaatttaaaagcCAATACAATGTGATAAGTGTATTGACTTTTGGTAAcaatgcataatttatttaatgttgtttttatgcAACAATGGAATTATgtattcttattttcaattaaatgttacattttcttacaaattgcttttattattttcttaatgtttatctTCACAAAAcatgcaaatttttttgttattaaaatatttaatcttgttcaataatttacaatcacataatttcaatgaatattgcaaaaaatttaatcaatgctTGATCAACATTAAAACAGAGTAATAAACTAGCTAGCTTACTTCAATAGTTTAAGTTCAATGTGGttcttgtttgattttttttttttacagaataaattgttcatattccattaaaacatctaaaattatttcactttcatgatttaaaaataaatgaataccaattttattttttgaactactCATAACTCTTATGAAGCCAATTGTctgatttttaagtttatttttatgcgattgCAAATTAAAATGAGGTTTCaattaaatttaggttttcattaaaaagtcAAACCCATCAAACTGTGGCTGTATGTTGAATATGTTGAATTAGTGAGCCATAATAAGCATCCCTCCATGGCCCAGTGATTTGAGGATGACGTGTATGAAGtgcaaatgaggtgtagttttgtacagacttaGGCCACAATTCCTGAGATgaggttaattgaactccaaccatcTATGTATACTGGTGTCTAGtatatccatataaaagtataaaattcaataaaagttaAACTTGAAAATCTGTTGAATAGGAAAAGGTGAAATTTTGAAAAGCTGTTAAATATAGGTAATTTTGCACTGATaagtttatcttaattattaatagttttttttaatgtaaagaagtATTACAAACAAAGCTTTTGCTGTTTAGATGTTAGGACAACAGTTGAAAATTGTAACAGTTGGACCTTGAAAATTTGGAGTGATAAACAAACACCAATGAGCACCAGTTTTgagcaaataagaaaaaatatatgtgtgatttgtaaagtgtaaaataaatcacttattttgttttacaaaaaatatcatttataatatgCTCAGTTTAGAGTGTCCTTACTATTATAGAACAGTAATATTACCAGTGAGAAAGAGGCGGCTCAACAGTCAACCAGCATTGCTGAAAAATAAACTACGATAATTCTGAAAgttttgcaatatatatataaaaaatgtaaatttgaaaaaagaaaaaaaatcttttgttcatTTAGAGCTTACTGACTTTTGTTATGCACTTTGACTCtgattatatagaaataattatacaCAATACAGAAAACAGACCTTATCTTATTGTTTCGTTCTGTTTATATAATTCTGTATCTATTCTATAATTacctgtttatatatttgttcacACGCTTCAATAGTACTGAGTTTAAATAGATTAGATTAGGTACTATGAGTTAAAACAgtagcacaaaaaaaattttctttaatactaagtgtttactaataattaataaaaagtaatacaacTAGT of the Lycorma delicatula isolate Av1 chromosome 10, ASM4794821v1, whole genome shotgun sequence genome contains:
- the LOC142331801 gene encoding uncharacterized protein LOC142331801 isoform X2, yielding MTMFCSDDCFSVLFTFKKRLRRRSRQSNMDNDQYNNNNNTQISNNINSLRISDITEGDQEATDSTDVKLVPVFPTPIPINQVDLLHDWMRRARKYQQGHYNSLGDRIWDLIETEDMLEKKIGFAMYGMPIENIKMNALGYNAEQIQQITLIKLHILTLWNKISAVNNKGNIYFNCIFVYLRSKDDGNKEGVDVLFRIPKIMDEDLSNYLFIDTTCRTYDGFNDYLKNNKLPKCDMCYPLNGIYSANSSIVEIDFKESPACNISKSVLKGLDITTSVLTLGATGVSIAALAIPVAAPFIWGATATILASGAYDITRYVSKLIDIKQHYESLSLKNPESRGAWIGLAATAVGVASVGGTAISRGVMATEQIIGRSSAVTLRIINMSSIAINGVGVLNSLITIVMKYLNGTLERNDVLQFTSACYFFLNAIVSLNVADRLIKDIASSDITDLFHTTKNCAFNFTKSAIEFTDSSTYNLLRALVLGAQSRFMPEIDLNYLEMSIHKIISLLNQMSKGSISWSKFTIEISELLQNIWFKFRYVILKSIDELTKIFKIKDWKSYVIKSSGYKPFAQSSPDIARQFCVAIYKTIDYCNLDDTNVEYINDVLILINEFNILYPSDNAIDFLNKCKFICESFIKEFDNIKEEYEMDLDSVKMNATKNNEKFDVNDFDKNYGIEGDKNIYFFKKTLRKLQTENMFKNIYTAYHALTENCIQSFCETPCMETNVSSHFVFSGPSGRKSLTDQQYWQKAKDVTNVDLNKDNSTMLQQKDLVLIRPNNNNIDIKAVIFYSTYEKGSVMGIVSVLKNIPDNFQQQ
- the LOC142331801 gene encoding uncharacterized protein LOC142331801 isoform X3; translated protein: MRRARKYQQGHYNSLGDRIWDLIETEDMLEKKIGFAMYGMPIENIKMNALGYNAEQIQQITLIKLHILTLWNKISAVNNKGNIYFNCIFVYLRSKDDGNKEGVDVLFRIPKIMDEDLSNYLFIDTTCRTYDGFNDYLKNNKLPKCDMCYPLNGIYSANSSIVEIDFKESPACNISKSVLKGLDITTSVLTLGATGVSIAALAIPVAAPFIWGATATILASGAYDITRYVSKLIDIKQHYESLSLKNPESRGAWIGLAATAVGVASVGGTAISRGVMATEQIIGRSSAVTLRIINMSSIAINGVGVLNSLITIVMKYLNGTLERNDVLQFTSACYFFLNAIVSLNVADRLIKDIASSDITDLFHTTKNCAFNFTKSAIEFTDSSTYNLLRALVLGAQSRFMPEIDLNYLEMSIHKIISLLNQMSKGSISWSKFTIEISELLQNIWFKFRYVILKSIDELTKIFKIKDWKSYVIKSSGYKPFAQSSPDIARQFCVAIYKTIDYCNLDDTNVEYINDVLILINEFNILYPSDNAIDFLNKCKFICESFIKEFDNIKEEYEMDLDSVKMNATKNNEKFDVNDFDKNYGIEGDKNIYFFKKTLRKLQTENMFKNIYTAYHALTENCIQSFCETPCMETNVSSHFVFSGPSGRKSLTDQQYWQKAKDVTNVDLNKDNSTMLQQKDLVLIRPNNNNIDIKAVIFYSTYEKGSVMGIVSVLKNIPDNFQQQ
- the LOC142331801 gene encoding uncharacterized protein LOC142331801 isoform X1, which encodes MDVQGLLAMIDSNERSMLKAAFKKRLRRRSRQSNMDNDQYNNNNNTQISNNINSLRISDITEGDQEATDSTDVKLVPVFPTPIPINQVDLLHDWMRRARKYQQGHYNSLGDRIWDLIETEDMLEKKIGFAMYGMPIENIKMNALGYNAEQIQQITLIKLHILTLWNKISAVNNKGNIYFNCIFVYLRSKDDGNKEGVDVLFRIPKIMDEDLSNYLFIDTTCRTYDGFNDYLKNNKLPKCDMCYPLNGIYSANSSIVEIDFKESPACNISKSVLKGLDITTSVLTLGATGVSIAALAIPVAAPFIWGATATILASGAYDITRYVSKLIDIKQHYESLSLKNPESRGAWIGLAATAVGVASVGGTAISRGVMATEQIIGRSSAVTLRIINMSSIAINGVGVLNSLITIVMKYLNGTLERNDVLQFTSACYFFLNAIVSLNVADRLIKDIASSDITDLFHTTKNCAFNFTKSAIEFTDSSTYNLLRALVLGAQSRFMPEIDLNYLEMSIHKIISLLNQMSKGSISWSKFTIEISELLQNIWFKFRYVILKSIDELTKIFKIKDWKSYVIKSSGYKPFAQSSPDIARQFCVAIYKTIDYCNLDDTNVEYINDVLILINEFNILYPSDNAIDFLNKCKFICESFIKEFDNIKEEYEMDLDSVKMNATKNNEKFDVNDFDKNYGIEGDKNIYFFKKTLRKLQTENMFKNIYTAYHALTENCIQSFCETPCMETNVSSHFVFSGPSGRKSLTDQQYWQKAKDVTNVDLNKDNSTMLQQKDLVLIRPNNNNIDIKAVIFYSTYEKGSVMGIVSVLKNIPDNFQQQ